DNA sequence from the Staphylococcus epidermidis genome:
ATGGGTAATTGCGGGAATTGGGGATTTAATTAATACGATGTTAACTGCATCCATCGCCGTGTTACTTATTTTATTAATAGAAGAACGTGTTGGTAGTATGGCTTTAATTGTTTTTCCGACAGTTGTTGGTGGTTTAGCAGCTACAATCGGCGTATTTACTTTACCATATGTAAGGTTAATTACAACGGGAATTGGTAACATGGTTAATAGCTTTACTGAATTACAACCAGTGTTTATGAGTATGTTAATCTCTATGGTGTTTAGTTTTATAATCATATCACCATTGTCAACTGTAGCCATAGCTATTGCTATTGGATTATCAGGTATTGCTGCGGGATCTGCTTCAATAGGTATAGCAGCGACAGAAGCTGTATTATTGATTGGTACCAGCAAAGTTAATCATGTAGGTATTCCTTTATCAATATTTTTCGGTGGGGTGAAAATGATGATGCCAAATATGGTTAAATACCCTGTCATTATGATTCCGATTTTCTTGACAGCGGCAATATCTGGTATTGCTTCAGGGATTATTGGTATTTCAGGAACAAAAGAATCAGCAGGATTTGGTTTTATCGGAATGGTTGGGCCTATTAATGCCTTTAAATTTATGCATGTTGATTCTGCATGGTTAAGTTTATTACTTATTGTCATCGCCTTTTTTGTTGTGCCGTTTCTAGTTGCATGGATTTTAGATTTAATACTTAGAAGATTAATTCATTTGTATGAGAATGATATTTTTAAATTTATGGGATAAAGCTTCGTATCTCTTCGACGTTTAGAACGTTGAAGAGATTTTTCTATGTTAAAATATAACAATATAACATCTAACTTTAACATATATAGAGGGTGAAACGATGTCAGGGAAACTAGAAGAATTACAATTAAAAGTAGCTCGATTAAGTCGACGTACTCATGAATTAGGTATTCCAATTATGGTATTATTTGAGGGGATTCCTGCTTCGGGGAAGACACGTTTATCAAATGAATTACTATTGCACCTAGATGCCAAATATTCGCGATTTATAGCTACTAAATCGCCAGAGTCAAACGATTTACGTTACCAATTTTTACAAAAATATTGGAATACTTTACCACAAAAGGGCAATATAAATATTTATTTTAGAAGTTGGTATTCACACTTTTTAGATTATAAAGAAAATAAAATTAAGCATGATCAATATAAAAATTATGATGTTTTAGTCAATCAAATTTATCATTTTGAATCGATGTTAAAGAATGATAACTATGAAATTATAAAATTTTTCATAGAAATAAATGAAGAAAAACGCAATGAACATATTCAACAGACAAAAGATAATCCATTAACTAGATGGAAAGTTCAAGAATATGAAAATGTTATACCTCAAGAAAGTTATCTAAATCAAATGCATCAATTCATCAACAAAGATAAAGATTGGAAAGTGATCGATTACACAGAGCGCGAGCATGCTTTTGAAAAAATGTACTTACATTTAATAGATAGACTTGAGCAAGCTATAAAAAAAGTTGAACAACAAACAACTAAAGTCAACGGTAAGTTCACATCAAGCTTTACGACTTCTTTATTT
Encoded proteins:
- a CDS encoding polyphosphate--AMP phosphotransferase, whose amino-acid sequence is MSGKLEELQLKVARLSRRTHELGIPIMVLFEGIPASGKTRLSNELLLHLDAKYSRFIATKSPESNDLRYQFLQKYWNTLPQKGNINIYFRSWYSHFLDYKENKIKHDQYKNYDVLVNQIYHFESMLKNDNYEIIKFFIEINEEKRNEHIQQTKDNPLTRWKVQEYENVIPQESYLNQMHQFINKDKDWKVIDYTEREHAFEKMYLHLIDRLEQAIKKVEQQTTKVNGKFTSSFTTSLFNNNLEKVDKKTYKNLIVELQQRMREIQFALYERKIPLVLVFEGMDAAGKGGNIKRIREKLDPTGYEVNGISAPTDVELKHHYLWRFAKKMPKSGHIEIFDRSWYGRVLVERVEGFASQNEWQRASDEINQFEKMWTDEGTIILKFFLCLDKDEQLKRFKDRENNPDKQWKITEEDWRNREKWDEYLEASHDMIESTNTSYAPWYIVPADHKKTSRIEVLKTIIRKCEEVLWGVKTY
- a CDS encoding PTS transporter subunit IIC; protein product: MSTIKNIDGPKDFVFRVLSGVAIGIVAGLVPNAILGEIFKYFMQYHPIFKTLLGVVQAIQFTVPALIGALIAMKFNMTPLAIAVVASASYVGSGAAQFKQGTWVIAGIGDLINTMLTASIAVLLILLIEERVGSMALIVFPTVVGGLAATIGVFTLPYVRLITTGIGNMVNSFTELQPVFMSMLISMVFSFIIISPLSTVAIAIAIGLSGIAAGSASIGIAATEAVLLIGTSKVNHVGIPLSIFFGGVKMMMPNMVKYPVIMIPIFLTAAISGIASGIIGISGTKESAGFGFIGMVGPINAFKFMHVDSAWLSLLLIVIAFFVVPFLVAWILDLILRRLIHLYENDIFKFMG